The Tenrec ecaudatus isolate mTenEca1 chromosome 9, mTenEca1.hap1, whole genome shotgun sequence genome window below encodes:
- the C9H7orf25 gene encoding UPF0415 protein C7orf25 homolog isoform X3 translates to MSAHSMLCERIAIAKELIERAESLSRSRKGGIEGGAKLCSKLKAELKFLQKVEAGKVAIKESHLQSTNLTHLRAIVESAENLEEVVSVLHVFSYTDTLGEKQTLVVDVVANGGHTWVKAIGRKAEALHNIWLGRGQYGDKSVIEQAEDFLQASHQQPVQYSNPHIIFAFYSSVSSPVAEKLQAMGISVRGDIVAVHALLANPEEFQLSECESDDEGPELLQVTRVDRANILASVSFPTEIKVDVCTRVNLDITTLITYVSALSYGGCHFIFKEKVLTEQAEQERKEQVLPLLETFMKDKELFACESAVKDFQSILDTLGGPGERERATLLIKRIHVVPDQPSERALRLVASSKINSRSLTIFGTGDTLKAITVTANSGFVRAANNQGVKFSVFIHQPRALTESKEPFATPLPKDCTTAISTNNSL, encoded by the coding sequence ATGTCTGCTCACTCCATGCTCTGTGAGCGAATCGCCATCGCCAAGGAGCTCATCGAGAGAGCAGAGTCCCTTTCCAGATCAAGGAAAGGTGGCATCGAAGGTGGTGCGAAGCTGTGCAGCAAACTGAAGGCAGAATTAAAATTCTTACAAAAAGTGGAAGCTGGCAAAGTAGCTATTAAGGAATCTCATTTACAGAGCACGAATCTGACACACCTAAGAGCCATTGTGGAATCAGCAGAAAACCTGGAAGAGGTTGTGAGTGTTCTTCATGTCTTTAGTTACACAGACACCTTGGGAGAAAAGCAGACCCTGGTGGTGGATGTAGTTGCAAACGGTGGTCATACTTGGGTGAAGGCCATTGGCCGCAAGGCTGAAGCGCTGCATAACATTTGGCTGGGCAGGGGCCAGTATGGTGACAAAAGCGTCATTGAGCAGGCGGAAGACTTCTTGCAGGCCAGCCACCAGCAgccggtgcagtatagcaaccctCATATCATCTTTGCCTTTTACAGCAGTGTTTCTAGCCCCGTGGCCGAGAAACTGCAGGCAATGGGCATATCTGTGAGAGGGGACATCGTGGCAGTTCACGCTCTGTTAGCTAATCCAGAGGAGTTCCAGCTGAGTGAGTGTGAGTCCGATGATGAGGGCCCGGAGCTTTTGCAGGTGACCAGAGTGGACCGCGCAAACATACTAGCAAGTGTTTCCTTTCCGACAGAGATTAAGGTCGACGTGTGCACAAGAGTCAATTTGGACATTACTACTTTAATTACCTATGTATCCGCCCTCAGTTATGGAGGCTGCCACTTCATCTTCAAAGAAAAAGTCCTCACAGAACAAGCGGAGCAGGAGAGGAAAGAGCAGGTGCTGCCTCTGCTGGAGACGTTTATGAAGGACAAGGAACTGTTTGCTTGCGAATCCGCtgttaaagatttccagtctattTTAGATACCCTAGGAGGACCTGGGGAGCGAGAGAGGGCCACTCTGCTGATTAAACGAATCCATGTAGTACCAGACCAGCCTTCCGAGCGTGCCTTGCGACTGGTGGCCAGTTCGAAAATCAATAGCCGCTCATTAACCATTTTTGGAACAGGAGATACCTTAAAAGCCATCACCGTGACGGCCAATAGCGGGTTTGTCAGAGCCGCTAACAACCAGGGTGTTAAATTTAGTGTGTTTATCCATCAGCCCAGAGCACTTACTGAGAGCAAAGAGCCCTTTGCCACCCCGCTACCAAAAGACTGCACAACGGCCATCAGTACTAATAATAGCCTTTAG
- the C9H7orf25 gene encoding UPF0415 protein C7orf25 homolog isoform X2, protein MSALHEPQRSATSSCGWTQRWRGAGGKKNGSSMSAHSMLCERIAIAKELIERAESLSRSRKGGIEGGAKLCSKLKAELKFLQKVEAGKVAIKESHLQSTNLTHLRAIVESAENLEEVVSVLHVFSYTDTLGEKQTLVVDVVANGGHTWVKAIGRKAEALHNIWLGRGQYGDKSVIEQAEDFLQASHQQPVQYSNPHIIFAFYSSVSSPVAEKLQAMGISVRGDIVAVHALLANPEEFQLSECESDDEGPELLQVTRVDRANILASVSFPTEIKVDVCTRVNLDITTLITYVSALSYGGCHFIFKEKVLTEQAEQERKEQVLPLLETFMKDKELFACESAVKDFQSILDTLGGPGERERATLLIKRIHVVPDQPSERALRLVASSKINSRSLTIFGTGDTLKAITVTANSGFVRAANNQGVKFSVFIHQPRALTESKEPFATPLPKDCTTAISTNNSL, encoded by the coding sequence aggaaagaagaatgGGAGCAGCATGTCTGCTCACTCCATGCTCTGTGAGCGAATCGCCATCGCCAAGGAGCTCATCGAGAGAGCAGAGTCCCTTTCCAGATCAAGGAAAGGTGGCATCGAAGGTGGTGCGAAGCTGTGCAGCAAACTGAAGGCAGAATTAAAATTCTTACAAAAAGTGGAAGCTGGCAAAGTAGCTATTAAGGAATCTCATTTACAGAGCACGAATCTGACACACCTAAGAGCCATTGTGGAATCAGCAGAAAACCTGGAAGAGGTTGTGAGTGTTCTTCATGTCTTTAGTTACACAGACACCTTGGGAGAAAAGCAGACCCTGGTGGTGGATGTAGTTGCAAACGGTGGTCATACTTGGGTGAAGGCCATTGGCCGCAAGGCTGAAGCGCTGCATAACATTTGGCTGGGCAGGGGCCAGTATGGTGACAAAAGCGTCATTGAGCAGGCGGAAGACTTCTTGCAGGCCAGCCACCAGCAgccggtgcagtatagcaaccctCATATCATCTTTGCCTTTTACAGCAGTGTTTCTAGCCCCGTGGCCGAGAAACTGCAGGCAATGGGCATATCTGTGAGAGGGGACATCGTGGCAGTTCACGCTCTGTTAGCTAATCCAGAGGAGTTCCAGCTGAGTGAGTGTGAGTCCGATGATGAGGGCCCGGAGCTTTTGCAGGTGACCAGAGTGGACCGCGCAAACATACTAGCAAGTGTTTCCTTTCCGACAGAGATTAAGGTCGACGTGTGCACAAGAGTCAATTTGGACATTACTACTTTAATTACCTATGTATCCGCCCTCAGTTATGGAGGCTGCCACTTCATCTTCAAAGAAAAAGTCCTCACAGAACAAGCGGAGCAGGAGAGGAAAGAGCAGGTGCTGCCTCTGCTGGAGACGTTTATGAAGGACAAGGAACTGTTTGCTTGCGAATCCGCtgttaaagatttccagtctattTTAGATACCCTAGGAGGACCTGGGGAGCGAGAGAGGGCCACTCTGCTGATTAAACGAATCCATGTAGTACCAGACCAGCCTTCCGAGCGTGCCTTGCGACTGGTGGCCAGTTCGAAAATCAATAGCCGCTCATTAACCATTTTTGGAACAGGAGATACCTTAAAAGCCATCACCGTGACGGCCAATAGCGGGTTTGTCAGAGCCGCTAACAACCAGGGTGTTAAATTTAGTGTGTTTATCCATCAGCCCAGAGCACTTACTGAGAGCAAAGAGCCCTTTGCCACCCCGCTACCAAAAGACTGCACAACGGCCATCAGTACTAATAATAGCCTTTAG
- the C9H7orf25 gene encoding UPF0415 protein C7orf25 homolog isoform X1, which yields MAASRLQPGHRRRAAAWDSRAPRRQAREPGRRRGKKNGSSMSAHSMLCERIAIAKELIERAESLSRSRKGGIEGGAKLCSKLKAELKFLQKVEAGKVAIKESHLQSTNLTHLRAIVESAENLEEVVSVLHVFSYTDTLGEKQTLVVDVVANGGHTWVKAIGRKAEALHNIWLGRGQYGDKSVIEQAEDFLQASHQQPVQYSNPHIIFAFYSSVSSPVAEKLQAMGISVRGDIVAVHALLANPEEFQLSECESDDEGPELLQVTRVDRANILASVSFPTEIKVDVCTRVNLDITTLITYVSALSYGGCHFIFKEKVLTEQAEQERKEQVLPLLETFMKDKELFACESAVKDFQSILDTLGGPGERERATLLIKRIHVVPDQPSERALRLVASSKINSRSLTIFGTGDTLKAITVTANSGFVRAANNQGVKFSVFIHQPRALTESKEPFATPLPKDCTTAISTNNSL from the coding sequence aggaaagaagaatgGGAGCAGCATGTCTGCTCACTCCATGCTCTGTGAGCGAATCGCCATCGCCAAGGAGCTCATCGAGAGAGCAGAGTCCCTTTCCAGATCAAGGAAAGGTGGCATCGAAGGTGGTGCGAAGCTGTGCAGCAAACTGAAGGCAGAATTAAAATTCTTACAAAAAGTGGAAGCTGGCAAAGTAGCTATTAAGGAATCTCATTTACAGAGCACGAATCTGACACACCTAAGAGCCATTGTGGAATCAGCAGAAAACCTGGAAGAGGTTGTGAGTGTTCTTCATGTCTTTAGTTACACAGACACCTTGGGAGAAAAGCAGACCCTGGTGGTGGATGTAGTTGCAAACGGTGGTCATACTTGGGTGAAGGCCATTGGCCGCAAGGCTGAAGCGCTGCATAACATTTGGCTGGGCAGGGGCCAGTATGGTGACAAAAGCGTCATTGAGCAGGCGGAAGACTTCTTGCAGGCCAGCCACCAGCAgccggtgcagtatagcaaccctCATATCATCTTTGCCTTTTACAGCAGTGTTTCTAGCCCCGTGGCCGAGAAACTGCAGGCAATGGGCATATCTGTGAGAGGGGACATCGTGGCAGTTCACGCTCTGTTAGCTAATCCAGAGGAGTTCCAGCTGAGTGAGTGTGAGTCCGATGATGAGGGCCCGGAGCTTTTGCAGGTGACCAGAGTGGACCGCGCAAACATACTAGCAAGTGTTTCCTTTCCGACAGAGATTAAGGTCGACGTGTGCACAAGAGTCAATTTGGACATTACTACTTTAATTACCTATGTATCCGCCCTCAGTTATGGAGGCTGCCACTTCATCTTCAAAGAAAAAGTCCTCACAGAACAAGCGGAGCAGGAGAGGAAAGAGCAGGTGCTGCCTCTGCTGGAGACGTTTATGAAGGACAAGGAACTGTTTGCTTGCGAATCCGCtgttaaagatttccagtctattTTAGATACCCTAGGAGGACCTGGGGAGCGAGAGAGGGCCACTCTGCTGATTAAACGAATCCATGTAGTACCAGACCAGCCTTCCGAGCGTGCCTTGCGACTGGTGGCCAGTTCGAAAATCAATAGCCGCTCATTAACCATTTTTGGAACAGGAGATACCTTAAAAGCCATCACCGTGACGGCCAATAGCGGGTTTGTCAGAGCCGCTAACAACCAGGGTGTTAAATTTAGTGTGTTTATCCATCAGCCCAGAGCACTTACTGAGAGCAAAGAGCCCTTTGCCACCCCGCTACCAAAAGACTGCACAACGGCCATCAGTACTAATAATAGCCTTTAG